The Erwinia billingiae Eb661 nucleotide sequence ATAAAGCTGCCATAGGCATTCAGGGTGGTGAAGGTGATTTTGCCGAAGCAGATCGAAAAATAGAGCACCAGCGCCAGGGTTCCGCTCGATCCCAATCCCACGATGTAACCCACTTCATTGCCTGAGAACGCCTTTCCGGCCAGCGCGGCGGCAATTACGCCCAGCGTCATCGACAGCTGCGTGCCCAACGCGGTGCCGGCAAAGACCGCGAAGAAGGTTTTGCCCGCCGACACGTTACGCGGTAAATAGCGCGAGTAGTCAGAGACGTAGGGGCAAAAGGCGATCTGCCAGGAAGACGACAGCGACATCGCCAGCAGGAAGTTCGCCAGCGAGAAGTGATTATTGCTTAGCAGCGCGCCAATATCGTTCTCCAGCAGCAGCCGGAAGAACAGATAGATAAAGGTCAGCACGCCAACCACGCTGGCCACTTTGCCCAGTCCGTGGATCAGCCGGTATCCCAGCGTGGCAACAACGATAATGATCAGCCCAAAGCCGATAATCCCGGCCCTGTCGCTGATGTTCGCCAGATGCGCCAGCGCCTGCCCGGCCAGGACCGTGCCGCTGGCCGAAAAGCCGATATACATCACGCAGACCAGCACTAGCGGGATCACCGCGCCATACACGCCGAATTGCGTCCGGCAGGTGATCATCTGCGGCAGGCCCAGCCTCGGTCCCTGCACCGCATGCAGCGCCATAATGCCGGCACCGAGTATCTGCCCCACCAGCAGCCCAATCAGCGACCAGACCACATCGCCGCCCAGCACCACGGTTAACGCGCCGGTGACAATTGCGGTGATTTGTAAGTTGCCGCCGAACCACAGGGTGAACTGGCTGAAGACGTTGCCGTGACGTTCGGATTCGGGAATGTAGTCGATGCTGCGGGTCTCAATCAGTTTGCTTTCTGCACGCTCGGTACGCGCAGAGGATACGGATGACATAACCAACTCCTTGCCTGAAAGGGAGCCGCCCGCTCATGGGAACGACATGAGGCGAGGTGGCGCGATGATGTGTGCGGATTGTGTTGTTTAGTCTTGTATATACAACCCTATGGCAGCGTGCCATATTTGGCTTTAGTCGGCAAGATGATGGGTCATAACAAAAACCAATGTGTGAGGCCGCGCAAACGCGCGTGGAGGTGAGGTGCAGGCGTTTTTAAACCGGTCGAGGTTATGGCGGGGAACAGCATAAAAAGGGCCGCTATTGCGGCCCTGTTGGGAGATGCG carries:
- a CDS encoding purine-cytosine permease family protein, giving the protein MSSVSSARTERAESKLIETRSIDYIPESERHGNVFSQFTLWFGGNLQITAIVTGALTVVLGGDVVWSLIGLLVGQILGAGIMALHAVQGPRLGLPQMITCRTQFGVYGAVIPLVLVCVMYIGFSASGTVLAGQALAHLANISDRAGIIGFGLIIIVVATLGYRLIHGLGKVASVVGVLTFIYLFFRLLLENDIGALLSNNHFSLANFLLAMSLSSSWQIAFCPYVSDYSRYLPRNVSAGKTFFAVFAGTALGTQLSMTLGVIAAALAGKAFSGNEVGYIVGLGSSGTLALVLYFSICFGKITFTTLNAYGSFMSLTTIVCGFRQTATISKAGRITFIVCMVLISCAIAMLSAPSFLKSFTQFLLFLLAFFVPWSAMNLMDYYFITRGHIDIPALSDPDGRYKRWNLMGIATYVAGVLIQLPFISNGFYSGSLVYLFDGNDISWIIGWVFTALCWLLVNQRNKAARLQATVLPQG